A portion of the Thalassotalea sp. LPB0316 genome contains these proteins:
- a CDS encoding prepilin-type N-terminal cleavage/methylation domain-containing protein, producing the protein MRYSKRERGFTLVEIIIGIVVISLSFSIISTLVLPATEQSADQVQQIKAAELGQSLLTEILGKAYDEQPGVSGGIYRCNDNGQPNCSLTLGPEAGESRNNYNDVDDYDEITQLAGENIQNALGENLGDYYLGFVVDVSVVYDGDFNGVDDYLESGSSNQLAKLVTVEITTPSNQVISFSGYRTNY; encoded by the coding sequence ATGCGATATAGCAAACGCGAGCGCGGTTTTACGCTAGTAGAAATTATTATCGGGATTGTTGTTATCTCGTTGTCATTTTCGATTATTTCGACCTTAGTACTGCCAGCTACCGAGCAAAGTGCAGATCAAGTCCAACAAATAAAAGCCGCAGAATTAGGGCAGTCATTGCTAACAGAAATATTAGGTAAAGCCTACGATGAGCAGCCTGGTGTTTCTGGTGGGATCTATCGCTGCAATGACAACGGACAGCCCAATTGTAGTTTAACGCTGGGCCCTGAAGCCGGTGAGAGTCGCAATAACTATAACGACGTTGATGATTATGATGAGATCACTCAGCTTGCAGGTGAAAATATTCAAAACGCATTGGGTGAAAACCTCGGTGATTACTATCTCGGATTTGTCGTTGATGTTTCGGTGGTTTACGATGGCGATTTCAATGGGGTTGATGATTATCTCGAAAGTGGCAGTAGCAACCAATTGGCCAAGTTAGTGACGGTAGAAATTACTACGCCTAGTAACCAAGTTATTAGCTTTTCAGGTTATAGGACCAATTACTAA
- a CDS encoding prepilin-type N-terminal cleavage/methylation domain-containing protein: MRILAKGFTLIELVTVLVLLGVLSVGISGFIGVTTQIYVDVTTRDELIASARFSIERLNREIRGALPNSIRTLNNDRCLEFTPAPLSAVYTQLSVAPDPQTDEIKFIRFFSDGANLYNDDLEVIVYPLSPSDVYDNNDKRAAINSLDQTGNEWTLTLSANKQFPAHSPTSRLYFVQSPISYCIDADVSGENGKLYRYQNYNGYSNGVPNSTGVLMAQSLDISGSIPFRYAEATRLRNAIVLINISFAANDETISFNNEIQVPNVP; the protein is encoded by the coding sequence ATGCGTATCTTAGCGAAGGGATTTACCTTAATCGAGCTTGTTACCGTATTGGTGTTGCTTGGGGTTTTGTCAGTCGGTATTTCGGGCTTTATCGGTGTGACAACGCAAATTTACGTCGACGTAACCACGCGAGATGAATTGATTGCCAGTGCTCGCTTTTCCATCGAACGTCTCAATCGCGAGATCAGAGGGGCATTGCCTAATAGTATTCGCACGCTTAATAACGATCGCTGCCTTGAGTTTACGCCTGCGCCATTAAGTGCGGTCTATACCCAGCTTAGCGTAGCGCCTGACCCACAAACTGATGAAATAAAATTTATCCGCTTCTTTAGTGATGGCGCGAACTTGTATAACGATGATCTCGAGGTTATTGTTTATCCGTTATCTCCAAGTGATGTTTATGATAACAACGACAAACGCGCTGCCATCAATAGCTTGGATCAAACGGGTAACGAGTGGACACTTACGCTAAGCGCAAATAAGCAGTTTCCAGCCCATTCGCCAACTTCGCGTCTTTACTTTGTTCAATCACCAATAAGTTACTGTATTGATGCCGATGTGTCGGGTGAAAATGGCAAGTTATATCGCTATCAAAACTACAACGGCTATAGTAATGGCGTGCCGAATAGTACCGGTGTATTAATGGCACAGTCTCTTGATATTAGTGGCAGTATTCCGTTTAGATATGCTGAGGCAACACGGCTGCGTAATGCGATTGTGTTAATTAATATCAGCTTTGCTGCTAATGATGAAACCATCAGTTTTAACAATGAAATTCAGGTGCCTAATGTTCCGTAA
- a CDS encoding rod shape-determining protein, producing the protein MFKKLRGMFSNDLSIDLGTANTLIYVKDQGIVLNEPSVVAIRQDRAGGSKSVAAVGTAAKQMLGRTPGNIEAIRPMKDGVIANFFVTEKMLQYFIKQVHSNNFLRPSPRVLVCVPCGSTQVERRAIRESALGAGAREVYLIDEPMAAAIGAGLPVSEATGSMVVDIGGGTTEVGIISLNGVVYSSSVRIGGDKFDEAIINYVRRNFGSLIGEATAERIKHEIGSAYPGEELVEIEVRGRNLAEGVPRSFTLNSNEILEALQEPLTGIVSAIMVALEQSPPELASDISERGMVLTGGGALLKDLDRLLMEETGIPVVVADDPLTCVARGGGKAIEMIDMHGGDLFSYE; encoded by the coding sequence ATGTTCAAAAAATTACGTGGCATGTTCTCTAATGACTTATCAATTGACTTGGGAACAGCTAACACCCTTATCTATGTAAAAGATCAAGGGATTGTCTTGAATGAGCCGTCGGTTGTCGCAATTCGTCAAGATCGCGCAGGTGGTTCTAAAAGTGTTGCAGCGGTCGGTACTGCAGCAAAACAAATGTTAGGTAGAACGCCGGGTAATATTGAAGCGATTCGCCCGATGAAAGACGGGGTAATTGCTAACTTCTTCGTCACTGAAAAAATGCTTCAGTACTTTATCAAGCAAGTACACAGCAATAATTTCCTACGTCCAAGTCCGCGCGTTTTGGTTTGTGTACCTTGTGGCTCAACACAAGTTGAACGCCGAGCCATTCGCGAATCAGCACTAGGGGCTGGCGCTCGTGAGGTTTACTTGATTGATGAACCTATGGCAGCCGCAATCGGTGCGGGCCTACCGGTATCTGAAGCAACAGGTTCAATGGTCGTTGATATCGGTGGTGGTACAACAGAAGTTGGCATTATTTCACTTAACGGTGTCGTTTATTCTTCTTCAGTGCGCATTGGCGGTGACAAATTTGACGAAGCTATCATCAATTACGTGCGTCGTAACTTTGGTAGCTTAATTGGTGAAGCAACAGCAGAGCGCATCAAGCATGAAATTGGCTCAGCTTACCCTGGTGAAGAATTGGTTGAAATTGAGGTACGCGGTCGCAACCTAGCAGAGGGTGTGCCACGTAGCTTTACGTTAAACAGCAATGAAATTTTAGAAGCATTGCAAGAGCCGTTAACAGGAATTGTCAGTGCAATCATGGTGGCACTAGAGCAATCACCGCCAGAGCTTGCCTCTGATATTTCAGAGCGTGGTATGGTATTAACCGGTGGTGGTGCCTTACTTAAAGATCTCGATCGATTATTAATGGAAGAGACGGGTATTCCGGTTGTTGTTGCCGATGATCCGCTAACTTGTGTAGCGCGTGGTGGTGGTAAGGCCATTGAAATGATCGATATGCACGGTGGCGATCTATTCTCATACGAATAA
- the mreC gene encoding rod shape-determining protein MreC: MNPIFKHGPSAQHRLVLVLCCSMLLIFFDHKLQSFDSVRGYLQSMVSPLQYIANAPKQMMNWAVENLATRKQLIKENQQFKSQQLLFNEQAIQLDILRRENSRLRSLLASPVRPQVKKMVAEILAVDTDPYSHQILINKGLNDDVYEGQPVIDDLGVVGQVLHAGATNSRILLISDVSHAIPLRIKRNGVRLIASGSGNIRRLIVNHVAHSTDIEEGDILVTSGLGGKFPEGYPVAQVTYVQKDETRAFAQVIAEPIAQIDRLRYMLLLWPEPVEEFASPQTATEDK; encoded by the coding sequence ATGAATCCTATTTTTAAACATGGCCCTTCTGCACAGCACCGACTCGTTTTGGTGCTTTGTTGTTCTATGCTACTGATTTTTTTCGATCATAAATTACAAAGTTTTGATAGCGTGCGAGGGTACTTGCAGTCGATGGTGAGCCCGTTGCAATACATCGCTAATGCACCAAAACAGATGATGAATTGGGCCGTAGAAAACCTCGCGACAAGAAAACAGCTAATTAAAGAAAATCAACAATTTAAATCTCAGCAGTTATTGTTCAACGAGCAAGCTATACAGCTTGATATTTTGCGCCGTGAAAATAGCCGACTCCGTTCATTACTGGCGTCACCGGTTCGACCTCAAGTCAAAAAAATGGTTGCTGAAATTTTGGCTGTAGATACCGATCCTTATAGTCATCAAATTTTGATTAACAAAGGCTTGAACGACGATGTTTACGAAGGGCAGCCAGTGATTGATGATTTAGGTGTTGTCGGCCAAGTGTTGCACGCGGGGGCGACCAATAGCCGTATTTTATTAATCTCTGATGTTAGTCATGCTATTCCATTGCGGATCAAACGCAATGGTGTTCGATTAATTGCATCGGGTAGCGGCAATATTAGGCGGTTAATCGTCAATCACGTGGCACACAGCACGGATATCGAAGAAGGCGATATTCTTGTTACTTCAGGTTTAGGCGGTAAATTCCCTGAAGGCTATCCGGTGGCTCAAGTCACTTATGTGCAAAAAGATGAAACGCGTGCCTTTGCTCAAGTTATTGCAGAGCCAATAGCCCAGATCGATCGCTTGCGTTATATGTTGTTATTGTGGCCAGAGCCTGTCGAAGAATTTGCTAGCCCACAAACAGCGACAGAGGATAAGTAA
- the mreD gene encoding rod shape-determining protein MreD yields the protein MFAHNGIIILLTLLLSLIAAIMPMPISLDIFRPDWVLVVTMYWAIALPNRVNVITAWVMGLLLDILLGSILGVHAAALAITIYIASGNYQKIRNFSLWQQSLVVGVLAALFHLIVFWLQRLLTDVVFLPSYLYPVITSMVLWPWAFLILRKTRQHFKIK from the coding sequence GTGTTTGCTCATAACGGAATTATTATTTTACTGACCCTATTATTGTCCTTAATTGCGGCGATTATGCCTATGCCGATTAGCTTAGATATATTCCGGCCTGACTGGGTATTAGTGGTCACTATGTATTGGGCGATAGCCTTGCCAAATCGAGTCAACGTGATCACAGCGTGGGTAATGGGCTTACTCCTCGATATTTTATTGGGCTCAATTTTGGGGGTTCATGCTGCCGCCCTAGCAATAACCATTTACATTGCCTCAGGTAATTATCAGAAAATCAGAAATTTCTCACTTTGGCAGCAATCTTTAGTGGTCGGTGTATTAGCGGCATTATTCCACTTAATTGTGTTTTGGCTGCAGCGGCTATTGACCGATGTCGTATTTTTACCGAGTTATTTATATCCGGTGATTACCTCAATGGTGTTATGGCCATGGGCATTTTTGATCTTACGAAAAACGCGTCAACATTTTAAAATTAAGTAG
- a CDS encoding Maf family protein: protein MVFQNHKQPNIVLASQSPRRKELLSQLGFEFVTKASDIDESVLVGESPQSYVTRMAKEKALAQDHGDQTLVIGSDTCVVFEDKILGKPKDVDDAKAMLAMLSGNTHQVLTAVAIAVNHEVDVTLVTTDVTFKALSAQEILNYWRSGEPKDKAGSYGIQGIAGQFVTGIKGSYSAVVGLPLYETAQLMAKHGCPTSMMQS, encoded by the coding sequence ATGGTTTTTCAAAATCACAAACAGCCGAACATTGTTTTGGCTTCTCAATCTCCCAGACGCAAGGAGCTGCTGAGTCAACTCGGCTTTGAATTTGTCACTAAGGCCAGTGATATTGATGAGTCTGTGCTTGTTGGCGAGTCACCGCAATCTTATGTCACGAGAATGGCAAAAGAAAAGGCGCTAGCACAAGATCACGGCGATCAAACTTTAGTGATTGGCTCAGATACTTGTGTTGTTTTTGAAGATAAAATTTTGGGTAAGCCAAAAGACGTTGACGACGCCAAGGCCATGCTGGCCATGTTATCAGGCAATACTCACCAAGTACTGACCGCTGTTGCGATCGCCGTTAACCATGAGGTTGATGTAACGTTAGTGACAACAGATGTTACATTTAAAGCGTTAAGTGCTCAGGAAATTCTGAACTATTGGCGCTCTGGCGAGCCAAAAGATAAAGCGGGTAGCTACGGAATTCAAGGTATTGCCGGTCAATTTGTGACGGGTATCAAAGGTAGTTATTCTGCTGTAGTTGGTCTACCGTTATATGAGACAGCACAACTGATGGCAAAACACGGTTGTCCTACATCAATGATGCAAAGCTAG
- the rng gene encoding ribonuclease G, with protein MSGELLVNVTPSETRVALIENGVLQEVHIEREAKRGLVGNIYLGKVIRVLPGMQAAFVDINLDRAAFLHAADINSKLITNDSNEDTQTVPDIRSLVHEGQFLMVQVVKDPLGTKGARLTTDITIASRYLVLMPDASHAGISQRIEDVEERQRLKSLVSPYCDDTHGFIVRTAAEGAGEQELQHDAEFLRRVWHKVLERKKRRQTKKPIYQDLALTFRVLRDFVGIELERVRIDSKLTFDQLMEFTQEFVPELSKVLEYYPGERPIFDLFDVEAEIQRALQRKIELKSGGYLIIDQTEAMTTIDINTGAFVGHRNLDETIFNTNIEATQAIARQLRLRNLGGIIIIDFIDMTIDDHKKRVLHSLETALSKDKVKFSVHDFSPLGLVQMTRKRTRESLEHILCGECSSCQGRGQLKTVETVCYEILREIVRVNRAYDSDKFIVYASPAVSEALIDDEYHHLAETEVFIGKQVKIQTEPLYNQEQFDVVMM; from the coding sequence ATGAGTGGTGAACTATTAGTTAATGTAACACCGAGTGAAACTCGCGTTGCGTTAATCGAAAACGGCGTATTACAGGAAGTTCACATAGAAAGAGAAGCCAAACGAGGATTGGTTGGCAACATCTATTTGGGTAAGGTGATAAGAGTTTTACCCGGTATGCAAGCGGCTTTTGTCGATATTAATTTAGATCGCGCGGCATTCTTACATGCCGCTGATATCAACTCTAAACTGATCACCAACGACAGTAATGAGGATACACAGACCGTTCCCGATATTCGTTCACTCGTTCACGAAGGACAATTTTTGATGGTTCAAGTCGTCAAAGATCCTCTCGGCACTAAAGGTGCCCGCTTGACGACAGATATTACCATAGCCTCGCGTTATTTAGTGTTAATGCCTGATGCTAGCCACGCCGGTATTTCTCAACGGATCGAAGATGTTGAAGAACGACAGAGATTAAAATCACTGGTTTCTCCTTATTGTGATGATACGCACGGCTTTATTGTTCGCACTGCTGCCGAAGGTGCCGGCGAACAAGAGCTGCAACACGATGCGGAATTTTTACGCCGCGTTTGGCACAAAGTGTTGGAGCGAAAAAAGCGTCGTCAAACCAAAAAACCGATATATCAAGATCTCGCGTTAACTTTTCGGGTACTGCGCGATTTCGTTGGCATTGAGCTTGAGCGGGTTAGAATAGACTCAAAATTGACCTTTGATCAACTTATGGAATTTACCCAAGAATTTGTGCCTGAACTATCAAAAGTGCTGGAATACTACCCAGGTGAGCGGCCCATTTTTGATTTGTTTGATGTCGAGGCCGAAATTCAGCGCGCCTTACAACGTAAAATCGAATTGAAATCAGGTGGCTATTTGATCATTGATCAAACTGAAGCCATGACCACGATCGATATTAATACCGGCGCTTTTGTTGGCCATCGCAATCTTGATGAAACCATTTTCAATACCAATATTGAAGCGACACAGGCGATTGCTCGCCAACTCAGGTTACGCAATTTGGGGGGTATTATTATTATCGATTTTATCGATATGACCATTGACGATCACAAAAAGCGGGTATTACACAGTCTTGAAACGGCTTTATCGAAAGACAAGGTCAAATTTAGCGTCCATGACTTTTCGCCATTAGGATTAGTGCAAATGACCCGCAAGCGCACTCGTGAAAGCTTAGAGCATATTTTGTGTGGTGAGTGCAGCTCATGCCAAGGGCGCGGCCAGCTAAAAACAGTTGAAACCGTTTGTTATGAAATTTTACGCGAAATTGTCCGAGTCAATCGCGCTTACGACTCCGATAAGTTTATCGTCTACGCATCGCCTGCCGTGAGTGAAGCATTGATTGATGACGAATATCACCACTTGGCGGAAACGGAAGTGTTTATCGGCAAGCAAGTGAAAATTCAAACGGAACCGCTATACAATCAAGAGCAGTTTGACGTGGTAATGATGTAA